A stretch of the Mesorhizobium sp. Pch-S genome encodes the following:
- a CDS encoding Gfo/Idh/MocA family oxidoreductase: MIGVGLIGTGFMGKCHALAWTSVRTVFGDVEPVRLVHLAEASAELARQRADEFGFDRASSDWRRLIEDSSVDVVSITTPNQFHPEMAIAALEAGKHVWCEKPMAPSFADAEAMLAAARRSGRVAALGYNYIQGPTVRHIRTLLDEGVIGDISHLRIEMDEDFMAAPETPFNWKHEAASGYGALDDFAVHPLSLVKALFGRVASVMCDMARPFADRALAGGGRRAVETYDIASSLIHLDNGVSGTLLVNRSAWGRKGRIAVQIFGSKGSILFDQERFNEFQLYVTSDRATEQGYRTILAAPIHKPYDRFIPAPGHGLGFNDLKTIECRELIRRIRGEEANLIEFEEGLEIERTVHAMARSFAEKRWVDVR, from the coding sequence ATGATCGGCGTCGGCTTGATCGGAACCGGCTTCATGGGCAAGTGTCACGCGCTGGCCTGGACGTCGGTGCGTACCGTCTTTGGCGATGTCGAACCGGTGCGGCTTGTCCATCTCGCCGAGGCCAGTGCGGAACTGGCTCGACAGCGTGCCGACGAATTCGGCTTCGACAGGGCCTCCAGCGACTGGCGCCGGCTGATCGAGGATTCGTCCGTCGATGTCGTTTCGATCACCACGCCGAACCAGTTCCATCCCGAAATGGCCATTGCCGCCCTCGAGGCAGGCAAGCATGTCTGGTGCGAGAAGCCGATGGCGCCATCCTTCGCTGATGCCGAAGCGATGCTGGCGGCGGCACGCCGCTCCGGCAGGGTCGCGGCGCTCGGCTACAACTATATCCAGGGCCCGACGGTCCGGCACATCCGCACACTCCTCGACGAAGGCGTCATCGGCGACATCAGCCATCTGCGCATCGAGATGGATGAGGACTTCATGGCTGCCCCGGAAACGCCGTTCAACTGGAAGCACGAGGCCGCTTCCGGCTACGGTGCGCTGGACGACTTCGCCGTGCATCCGCTGTCGCTGGTCAAGGCGCTGTTCGGGCGTGTCGCCAGCGTCATGTGCGACATGGCCAGGCCTTTTGCCGACCGCGCTCTGGCCGGTGGTGGCCGCCGCGCCGTCGAGACCTATGATATCGCCAGCAGCCTGATCCATCTCGACAATGGCGTCTCGGGCACATTGCTGGTCAATCGTTCTGCCTGGGGACGCAAGGGCCGCATCGCCGTGCAGATCTTCGGTTCGAAAGGCTCGATCCTGTTCGACCAGGAGCGGTTCAACGAGTTCCAGCTCTATGTCACTTCGGATCGTGCCACCGAGCAGGGCTACCGCACCATCCTGGCGGCACCCATCCACAAGCCCTATGACCGTTTCATCCCGGCGCCGGGTCATGGGCTGGGCTTCAACGATCTCAAGACGATCGAGTGCCGTGAACTGATCCGCCGCATCCGTGGCGAAGAGGCAAACCTCATCGAGTTCGAAGAAGGGCTGGAAATCGAGCGCACCGTGCACGCCATGGCCCGCTCATTCGCGGAAAAGCGCTGGGTCGAC
- a CDS encoding MurR/RpiR family transcriptional regulator, whose product MNPRLPQDYESLRNLVLEKRSALPKRIAQIAAYALDNPDEIAFGTAASIAASAGVQPSTLIRFAQFLGFDGFTSLQSVFRERLRERTVSYEDRLKALRGGGVTQNRTILDGFVESATRSLEVVSRALDDGLLDRAVDILAKAETIYLVARRRSYPITSYMAYALGKLKIRYTLVESAAGLDPEIMSFATPKDAVVAISFSPYASQTVDYARMLSDQGVPVVAITDSAFSPLAQSAKVWFEVAEADCAGFRSLSATMALAMTLAVATAERRNGT is encoded by the coding sequence ATGAACCCTCGCCTGCCGCAAGACTACGAATCGCTCCGCAACCTCGTTCTGGAAAAGCGTTCCGCGCTGCCGAAGCGCATCGCGCAGATCGCGGCCTATGCACTCGACAATCCTGACGAAATCGCCTTCGGCACGGCCGCGAGCATCGCCGCTTCCGCCGGCGTGCAACCTTCCACCCTTATCCGCTTCGCGCAGTTCCTCGGTTTCGACGGCTTCACCAGCCTGCAATCGGTGTTTCGCGAAAGGCTGCGCGAACGCACCGTATCTTATGAAGACCGGCTGAAGGCGCTGCGCGGCGGTGGCGTCACCCAGAACCGTACCATCCTCGACGGCTTCGTCGAGTCCGCGACACGGTCGCTCGAAGTCGTATCGCGCGCGCTCGACGATGGCCTGCTTGATCGCGCCGTCGACATACTGGCCAAGGCCGAGACCATCTATCTGGTTGCTCGCCGCCGTTCCTACCCGATCACCTCCTATATGGCCTACGCACTCGGCAAGCTGAAGATCCGCTACACGCTGGTCGAATCCGCCGCGGGTCTCGATCCCGAGATCATGTCCTTCGCCACGCCGAAGGATGCCGTGGTGGCCATCAGCTTCTCGCCCTATGCCTCCCAGACGGTGGACTATGCGCGCATGCTCTCCGACCAGGGCGTGCCGGTGGTTGCCATCACCGACAGCGCCTTTTCCCCGCTCGCCCAGTCGGCCAAGGTCTGGTTCGAAGTGGCGGAAGCCGATTGCGCCGGCTTCCGCTCGCTGTCGGCGACCATGGCGCTGGCGATGACGCTGGCCGTAGCGACGGCCGAACGGCGCAATGGAACGTGA